The following is a genomic window from Kiloniellales bacterium.
TGAGGAGGAACCTGATCATGGAGATCAACACCGGCATCGCGAGCAGTGACCGCACGGTCATCGCGGAGGGCCTGTCGCGCCTCCTGGCCGACAGCTACACCCTCTACCTCAAGACCCACAACTTCCACTGGAACGTCACCGGCCCGATGTTCCAGACCCTCCACACCATGTTCGAGCAGGAGTACACCGAGCTGGCCACCGCGGTGGACGAGATCGCCGAGCGCATCCGCGCGCTGGGCCACTACGCCCCCGGCAGCTACGCCGCCTTCGGCAAGCTGAGCTCGATCAGCGAGGCCGAGGACGTGCCGTCGGCCACCGACATGATCGGCCAGCTGGTCGCCGGCCACGAGGCGGTCGCCGCCACGGCGCGCTCGGTCTTCCCAGCCGCCGAGGAAGGCAACGACGAGGTCACCGCCGACCTCCTGACCCAGCGCATGCAGGTACACGAGAAGACCGCCTGGATGCTGCGCAGCCTGCTCGACTGAGCCAACACGCGTCGCCGGTTCACCCTCCCTGCCCTGCCCGGAAGCGCCCTGCCTCCGGGCAGGGCGAGGGGTGAATGCGTCTCTTCCTTCTTCACGGCCCAAGCGTCGGCGGGACCGAGGGCGATTCCCTTGGACCCGCAAGTGCTTTAGCATCCCGTTCCCGCGGGCTTCGGCCCGAGCGCCATGGCGACGAGAGCGTGAGATGCAGGATCCGCCGACCCGAGAACCGGTGCTGGTGATCGAGGACGACCGCAAGATCGCCTCGCTGGTGGCGACCTATCTCGAGCGGGCGGGCTTCGACGTCCACGTCGCCCACGACGGCCGGACCGGACTGGCGCTCTGCCGGGCCGAGAACCCCTGCCTCGTCGTGCTCGACCTGATGCTGCCCCAGCTGGACGGCTGGGACGTGTGCCGCGCGATCCGCCAGGCCTCCGACACCCCCGTTCTGATCCTCAGCGCCCGCGAGGAGGAGAGCGACCGCATCCTCGGCTTCTCGCTCGGCGCCGACGACTACGTGGTCAAGCCCTTCAGCCCGCGCGAGCTGGTCGAGCGGGTCAAGGCAATCCTGCGCCGTTCGGCCGCCGCCGGCCCGCCCGCCGCGAGCCGCCTGGTCGCCGGCGCCCTGGCGATCGAGCCCGAGAAGCACAAGGTCACGCTGA
Proteins encoded in this region:
- a CDS encoding Dps family protein — translated: MEINTGIASSDRTVIAEGLSRLLADSYTLYLKTHNFHWNVTGPMFQTLHTMFEQEYTELATAVDEIAERIRALGHYAPGSYAAFGKLSSISEAEDVPSATDMIGQLVAGHEAVAATARSVFPAAEEGNDEVTADLLTQRMQVHEKTAWMLRSLLD
- a CDS encoding response regulator transcription factor, which encodes MQDPPTREPVLVIEDDRKIASLVATYLERAGFDVHVAHDGRTGLALCRAENPCLVVLDLMLPQLDGWDVCRAIRQASDTPVLILSAREEESDRILGFSLGADDYVVKPFSPRELVERVKAILRRSAAAGPPAASRLVAGALAIEPEKHKVTLSGAEVALTPSEYKLLHTLMSAPGRVFSRSELLDRLYADGGVVVDRVVDVHIGKLRQKIEPDPAMPSFVLTVRGVGYRFTETAPT